AGGAGACTTCGGGGGTATTCGCGGGAACCCCTTCCGAGCAATCGGTTTGGATGAGCCACGGGGATCTTATTTTTGCCCCTCCCGAAGGATTTAACACCGACGCTACGAACCCTACGACGCCGGTAGCCGCAATGAGCAATCGCGACCGGAACATCTACGGGGTTCAATTCCATCCGGAAGTGCGTCATACCGAATACGGAAACGATATCCTCCACAATTTCATCTACGACATTTGCCAGAGCAAAGGCGAGTGGACGATGGAAAACTTCATTGACCTTGAAGTGGAAAAAATTCGCGCAAATGTTGGCGACCGGCGTGTTCTTTGCGCACTTAGCGGCGGTGTCGATTCATCGGTGACCGCGATGCTCGTCCACCGTGCCATCGGTGAGCAACTTACGTGTATGTTCATCGACCATGGTTTATTGCGAAAAGACGAAGGTACGCGTGTGATGGAAATGTTTGAAGGGAAATTTGACATTAACGTTGTAAAAATCGATGCCGCGGAACGCTTTTTAACGAAGCTGCAAGGCATTTCCGACCCGGAACAAAAACGAAAAATCATCGGCAACGAATTCATTTATATTTTTGAAGAAGAGTCATCAAAACTGGAGAACATGGATTTTCTCGCACAAGGAACCCTGTATACGGACGTGATTGAGAGCGGAACAGCCACAGCGGAAACGATTAAATCGCACCACAATGTGGGCGGGCTTCCCGAAGACATGAAATTAGACTTGATTGAACCATTGAACACGTTGTTTAAAGACGAAGTGCGAGAACTGGGCACCGAACTGGGATTGCCGGAAAGTTTTGTATGGCGGCAACCATTCCCGGGCCCGGGGCTTGGCATTCGAGTACTTGGGGAGATCACGGAAGATAAGCTGAAAATCGTGCGCGAATCGGACGCAGTCCTTCATGATGTTCTGGAAAAAGCCGGGTTGGATAAGGAAATCTGGCAGTTTTTCACCGCCTTGCCTGACATGCGAAGTGTTGGGGTAATGGGAGATAATCGTACGTATGATTACACGGTTGGCGTTCGGGCGGTCACATCCACAGACGGGATGACGTCTGATTGGGCGCGTATCCCTCATGAGGTTTTGGAGACGATCTCGACGCGGATCGTTAATGAAGTGCCACATGTCAATCGCGTTGTGTATGATATCACCTCAAAACCACCGGCGACTATTGAGTGGGAATAAATACAAAATGCCATCTCTTCGTTTTTCATGGGGAGATGGCTTTTTTTGTTAGGATGAAGAAATCGGTTTTTTCACCGATTTCTACTAAAGCGACTTCTGACCTCTAGAAGAACGCGAGAGCATTTTAATTGAGCAGATGTTTTGTTTTTTAAGTTTTGTTTCGTATATGGTTAATATATAACGATACGAGGAGGCAATAAAATGAACGTCGAAATATGGTCGGACATCGCTTGTCCGTTTTGCTATATTGGAAAACGAAAATTTGAGGATGGTCTGCAACAATTTTCCCGCCGTGACGACGTGAATGTAACGTTTAAAAGTTTTCAACTCGACCCCAATGCAGAAATAGAACAATCGCAAACGAACGCTGAGATGCTTGCAGGAAAATACGGCATGTCCGTGGAGAAGGCGAAAGAAATGACCCAACAAGTCGAAGACCAGGCGAAAGAGGTCGGTTTGGATTACAAATTGGAATCTTCCGTATTGACAAATACAAAAGATGCCCATCGCCTTACTCATTTTGCAAAAGAAGAAGGAAAAATGGAAGAAATGGTGGAGCGTTTGTTGCGGGCATATTTCACAGAAGGAAAACACGTTGGCGATCATGATACACTCGTCTCCCTTGCGGAGGAAGTAGGGCTCGTCGGGGGAGCTGTCCGTTCCATGCTGGACAGTGATCGGTATGAAGATATAGTTCGGGAAGAAATGCAAGAAGGGGCAGATATCGGTGTGCAGGGCGTGCCGTTCTTCGTCTTTAATCGCAAATATGCAGTATCCGGTGCCCAGCCGGCGAGTGCGTTTCTAGAGGTGCTGGAAAAAGTGCAAGAAGAAGAAAATGAAAATAAGATTAATATCGTCAGCCAAGGAGACAGTTGCACGGATGAATCATGTTAAATCTTGCTAAAACCGAATAATTCCGTTATGATCAATGCAATTATTCGGTTTTTATTGACAATGTACAACAATCATTGTAAAATGACGTCGTCATTAAAAGTAAATAGTTTCATATAATCGCGGGAATATGGCTCGCGAGTCTCTACTGGAACACCGTAAATGTTCCGACTATGATCGATATTTTTTTATTATCGGTCGTTATGCTCTGGGCAACGACCGTTTTTTATTTTATCTAAAGAGGGTGAACCCGTTGAAACATTATTTTCGTTTTGAGGAACATAACACAACATATGGCAAAGAGACACTGGCCGGGACCACGACGTTTTTGGCTATGGCCTATATTTTGTTTGTGAACCCGCTCATTCTAGGTGACGCGGGGATGGATATGGGCGCGGTTTTTGCGGCCACGGCCATCGCGGCCGCCATCGGAACGGCGATTATGGGTCTGTGGGGCAAGTATCCGATTGCTTTAGCGCCGGGAATGGGCTTGAACGCTTTTTTCGCTTACACGGTCGTTTTAGGGATGGGGATCGACTGGGAGATCGCGCTTTTCGGGGTGTTTGCCTCCGGTATTATTTTTATTATCCTAACGCTTTTTAAGCTTCGCGAAGTGATCATCAACGCGATTCCTGCGGAACTGAAATACGCGTCCGCCAGCGGGATCGGGCTATTTATCGCATTTGTTGGACTGCAAAATGCAGAAATCGTTGTGCCTGATGAATCCACCTATGTAGCGCTCGGTAACATGACGTCACCGACCACGCTATTAGCGATATTTGGGCTTGTCGTGACTGTCATATTTGTGGTGCTAGGATTTCGCGGCGGCATCTTTTACGGAATGGCGTTAACAGCCGTTGCAGGGGTCGTCACCGGATTTGTGGAGATGCCTTCTGCCATTGTTGATTCGATTCCGAGTCTCGCTCCCACATTCGGCGCTGCCTTTACCGGGATCGCAGAAGTGGAGTGGACATCGGCGATGATCATGCAATTGCTCATCGTTATCCTTACTTTCTTATTCGTCGACTTTTTCGACACGGCGGGAACGCTCTATGCCGTTGCCAACCAGGCCGGCTATGTAAAAAATAACAGGCTTCCGAACGCCGGACGCGCGCTTTTATCAGATGCTTCCGCCTCCTCTGTCGGTGCGGTTTTAGGAACTTCAACGACGACAGCGTTCGTAGAATCGACATCCGGGGTTGCTGCCGGCGGCCGGACAGGATTTACCTCTCTGGTGACCGCGGCTCTGTTCCTGTTGTCACTCTTTTTCTCCCCATTGCTCGCGGTAGTCACGGAAGCGGTAACGGCAGCGGCTTTGATCGTCGTTGGGGTGATGATGGCCTCGGCGCTGCGTTTGATCGAGTGGGACAAGATCGAAATCGCACTTCCAGCTTTCCTCACCGTCGTCGCGATGCCGCTTACGTATAGCATCGCCAACGGGATTGCACTCGGGTTCATGTTTTATCCAATTACAATGTTATTAAAAGGAGAAGGAAAAAAAGTGCATCCGATTATGTACGGGTTGTTTTTCGTCTTTGTTGGTTACATTTTCTTTTTGTAATAGGAAACCCGCATTTTTCTCTGGAAAAATGCGGGTTTTGTTCCAAGCATAAATCGTAACATAGGCGGAGATGCGGCGGTATAGTTTTGGACGATCAGGTAAAAGTAGAAGCAAAAGCCAGCAAATTGGTGCCAGTCGAAGGGTAGGGTTTAACGTGAAACGGTATAAGTTTTTTGTTTCATTACTCGTGTTATTGTTTTTGTACCCGAATGATTTAATGGCTGCTGAATTACCGATCCATTTACAAGAAGAGGGGTGGCGATTGATCGTTGACATATCTGATGCCAATAGTGATCGTTTGTGCCAACCCGGTGACATCGATATGTACGAGTTAACACTTGCAAACACGTCGGGCAGCAAAAAAAATGTAACGATGCACACGTTCGATCAATTGGACGATAGGCATCGTGACCATGGGTTAGCTGTAGAAGAAACAGACGTGCTACCAACGAATGCCTCCTTGGGTGTTCGGAATCTTCCCATCGCTCAAGATGTTGAAACGTTGGACGTTTTGATCCTCTGGCAAGAGGAAGCCGACGGGCAATACTTTAAACATCATTTTTCGGTTCCTTTACAAGACGCCGATTAGGAAATGGTCGTTCCATTCGGCAATGGCATTTCCGGTTTTAGTAAAACGACATCCCCTTTTTCCGGAACACCGCCAATGACAAGTACTTCGGAGGTGAAGCCGGCTATTTTACGAGGGGGGAAGTTAATAATCGCGACTACTTGCTCCCCGATTAATGTGCCCGGTTCGTAACGCTGTGTGACTTGAGCACTTGATGCTTTAATGCCTATCTCGTCCCCGAAATCAATATCCATCGTAATGGCGGGGATTTTTGCGCCGCTGAGGTGTGCGGCTTTTAAAACGGTTCCGACACGCATGTCCAGTTTCATAAAATCATCGATCGTAGCCAAAGGGATCACTCCTTGACGAAAAATAATGAGGCAATTGGATAGGGGGCTTCGATTTAAATTGAGTGCTCGAAACCGTGAGAACGCAAAGGAACACCGCCACATTGGTCGTTATGACCTTCCCCTCTATGGTCACCCCGAACACCGGATTCCAATATAAATAAACGCAGCCCCCCCTGATTGAGGAACTGCGTGGGTTCACAATGATTATGTAGCTGGTGGAGCTGGTGGGAATCGAACCCACGACCTCTTGTCTGCCAGACAAGCGTTCTCCCTCTGAACTACAGCCCCGATCCGATTGGCAACAATTAATAATATAACAGGAAAGACAGACGAGCGTCAAGAAGTTTCACGGATTTTGTCGTCCGGAAAGGAACTTTCCTGTCTATTTATCTTTTACAGCTACAAACCGAAGCCTGACATAATCGGCGAACCATGTGTCGTCATCAACAAGTGCCGGTTCTGCATAGGTGATCGTTCGTTCCAGCACAAATTCCCGTTCCTCTTCGCTAAGGGTATCCAAAAGTGGATCAGCAAAGTTTCGCATCCAAGATTTAAGCCCCTCCGGTCCGTTGTTTAAAGCTGTTGGCCGTTGGAACTGAGCCATTTGCTCAACGGTGAATCCATTTTCTTCGAGCAACGTTGCATATTCTGCTAGACTTGGGAAATACCAAGGAAATACGGCAGGCATCGGTTCCTGTCCGATTTCGACAAACGCCATATTGATCGCGGCGATAATGGTAGCGATATTT
The Salicibibacter kimchii DNA segment above includes these coding regions:
- a CDS encoding DsbA family oxidoreductase; this encodes MNVEIWSDIACPFCYIGKRKFEDGLQQFSRRDDVNVTFKSFQLDPNAEIEQSQTNAEMLAGKYGMSVEKAKEMTQQVEDQAKEVGLDYKLESSVLTNTKDAHRLTHFAKEEGKMEEMVERLLRAYFTEGKHVGDHDTLVSLAEEVGLVGGAVRSMLDSDRYEDIVREEMQEGADIGVQGVPFFVFNRKYAVSGAQPASAFLEVLEKVQEEENENKINIVSQGDSCTDESC
- the guaA gene encoding glutamine-hydrolyzing GMP synthase, coding for MEQKKEEMNETIAVLDFGGQYNQLITRRIRDLGVYSELYPNTVSADELDALNLKGVIFSGGPGSAYIEGAPACDPAIYDLGVPILGICYGMQLLTHHFGGKVEAADHREYGKARLDVKETSGVFAGTPSEQSVWMSHGDLIFAPPEGFNTDATNPTTPVAAMSNRDRNIYGVQFHPEVRHTEYGNDILHNFIYDICQSKGEWTMENFIDLEVEKIRANVGDRRVLCALSGGVDSSVTAMLVHRAIGEQLTCMFIDHGLLRKDEGTRVMEMFEGKFDINVVKIDAAERFLTKLQGISDPEQKRKIIGNEFIYIFEEESSKLENMDFLAQGTLYTDVIESGTATAETIKSHHNVGGLPEDMKLDLIEPLNTLFKDEVRELGTELGLPESFVWRQPFPGPGLGIRVLGEITEDKLKIVRESDAVLHDVLEKAGLDKEIWQFFTALPDMRSVGVMGDNRTYDYTVGVRAVTSTDGMTSDWARIPHEVLETISTRIVNEVPHVNRVVYDITSKPPATIEWE
- the csaA gene encoding chaperone CsaA; translation: MATIDDFMKLDMRVGTVLKAAHLSGAKIPAITMDIDFGDEIGIKASSAQVTQRYEPGTLIGEQVVAIINFPPRKIAGFTSEVLVIGGVPEKGDVVLLKPEMPLPNGTTIS
- a CDS encoding NCS2 family permease; amino-acid sequence: MKHYFRFEEHNTTYGKETLAGTTTFLAMAYILFVNPLILGDAGMDMGAVFAATAIAAAIGTAIMGLWGKYPIALAPGMGLNAFFAYTVVLGMGIDWEIALFGVFASGIIFIILTLFKLREVIINAIPAELKYASASGIGLFIAFVGLQNAEIVVPDESTYVALGNMTSPTTLLAIFGLVVTVIFVVLGFRGGIFYGMALTAVAGVVTGFVEMPSAIVDSIPSLAPTFGAAFTGIAEVEWTSAMIMQLLIVILTFLFVDFFDTAGTLYAVANQAGYVKNNRLPNAGRALLSDASASSVGAVLGTSTTTAFVESTSGVAAGGRTGFTSLVTAALFLLSLFFSPLLAVVTEAVTAAALIVVGVMMASALRLIEWDKIEIALPAFLTVVAMPLTYSIANGIALGFMFYPITMLLKGEGKKVHPIMYGLFFVFVGYIFFL